GTTATTGATATTGACCCAACATTCATAACCACAGCACCCCACAGGAGGTATCAAGGCAAGGTTGGTACAATAATAGGAAGAAGAGGTAAGGCCTTTGAAATAGAGATTTACATTGGTAGTAAGAGAAAGGTGATCATAACAACACCAGACCACATCCTTCCTTTCAGCTCTCAAATCACGGAAACAAAGACAACAGCATCGTAATCACATAGTTACTAAGGTAATTAATCACTTATGTTAAGTATGTCAATCTCCACAGGCCTAACACCAAAACCTAGAGTTCCAGCAATACTTGGTTCAACATCACCAAAACCACCATGTATGAACCCTCTAATGTACAGGTTACCCTGGCACCTAATCAGAAACTCCACAAGCCTATCCCCAATCACCTTACCATCTAATTCATAGACCATACTAACCCTCCTCTTAACCCTACGCCCACGCCTAAACACCTGAACCACCTGCCTATTCCTGAAGTAATCATGTAATGATTTTATATTCCCATCAGTAACTGAATTATCAGTAATTGCCAGGACTCTATACGTTATTACGTAATCCCTAACCCTAGCCTTCATCCTCACTATTGCAGAACTCTTAACACGGGATAGATCACTAAGTATAACGTCATAATTCAATCCCTTCAATAACGGGTATACATCATCAATACTAGGTCTCCTACTAGGTTTAATTATCTGTAGAATTGTAGGCCTACCATTACCAAGAACACGAGCACCAAATGGGTCTTCACCGCCCACATGTATCACCACATCCTGAGCACCAAATACCTGGATTATACTGTCAATGGGCCACCTAACCTGTCCTCTCCCATTAACTAGCCTATGTATCTTCCTATACCTAGCCGATATGTATATTGGCATTACCTGCACCTCCACGGATCCGGTGGTAATGTTAATGACGACCTCCGCATCAGGTTCTTCCCTACTGAATGAAACACTGAGTATCGACGAAACCCTCTTACCCAACTCCCTATTTAACTCACGTTTAATGGACTCGGCACTGGATATATTGAACTCTGTAGTTATGCCCAATTCCCTCTTTAGTACTTCAATTGGTACCTTACTACCAAGCCTAAACGACCTAACCTCAACACCTAGGGACCTCAGGCTATCAGCTATTGTTTTAGCCCACTCATCAAGTCTATTGAAAATGTTATCATTACATACATAACATGTAATTGGCGAGACCTCAATACCTAGGTTCTTAAGGAATTTTATACTTGGTTCATGCCCACTTAATGCCAACGCCTTAACATCACTGAGTAACTCATCACTCAATCCCTCACTAATTATTCTCTCATGAATCATCATTAATAGGTAATCCTTAATCGCCTTACCTCTTTCCTCATTACTAAGCCCGGTGCCCAACCTAGCGAATAACCTGCCAAGGCAGTGATTGCACAGTGGATACTTCCTCAATATATCCATGGCCCTTTCAAGACTCATATGGCATATTCACGGAACATAATAAGTATTAAAGCATATAATTAAGAAGTTATTTCCGTGGATGCTTACCTGGTGGGTGCCTTCATAAATGAGTGCTCAGTAAGGTGGAGAAGTATTGAGGGATTCTCAGATGCCGTTGATTATACTAAGTCATTAGAGCCAGGTATCACGGTAATAAACAATACAATAAACGCAACGAGTAAGTTATGTGATGAGATTAATAGAATCCTTCAAAAGCCCATTAGGTTGCTAATGTTCCTTAACATTAATGATTGGGTCAAATTAATGAGGGGGCTCTATGACTTTTATGGGGAGTTAATTGATCCGGAACCGGAACTCGATATACCTAATTTCGTACTTAGCATTAAGATTCCAAGTAAATCCTTCGGAACAACACTAAGGATAGTACTCAAGTTACTAGGCATTAATAGTAATGTATTTCCAAGCAGTGATAGTAAGCTTTACCTTGTTATTCACGATAGAGACTCAATAGCTAGGTTTATAAAGACCATAAAACCGTACTTAAACCCAGAACTGAACATCGTTCTAAGGAACAAATGGAATAAGCACTACGCAGACTTCGGCGAACCAATAATAATCACTAAGGAATAGATGAAGGAGCAAGCAGGAACTCAGTCGGTTTAGGCCTCACCACCAATCAGCGTGGGTTCAATTCATCAACTGCTAAGGAATACATGGTTTTTAATTTTAAGTTTTTATTTCGAGGGATTAATACGATTCACTGTGTTTGGAATAAATAACATAGTTCGCATTCATTATTAAGACAACTTTCTGCTCTTGCAGCGCTATGATTTATTAGCCAGGCAATTAAATTAGACATTGTTAAAAGCACTGCACTAAATTTAATTTAGGACCATATAATTAGACCATTGTGATGAGATGCCACTGGCTTATTGGTGCTGATGCGTGTGAGGGCTGATCCTCATATTGGGTAATCGAAGTTAGTCTCAGCCAGCTTAAGTGGTGGGCATTTACCGTCCTTTTCACTTACTATTACATTCTCCCTTATTGGCCATGGTATGCCGATCTCCGGGTCATTCCAGACAACACATCTCTCGTGCTGTGGACTATACTCCTTCGTCTGTAGGTATAGGAATAGCGTGTCATCCTCCAGTGCCTGGAAGCCGTGGGCAAAGCCAGGCGGTATCCAAAGTAGCCTTGGGTTATCGGCGGATAACTCAACCATCACGTACTTACCAAACCAGGGAGAACCCCTCCTAACGTCAACAGCCACATCAACCACGCGCCCCTTAACCACAGTGACCAGCTTTCCCTGCTCCATGGGCTTAAGCTGGTAGTGTAGGCCACGAACAACACCACGCCTTGACTTACTTAGGCTTACCTGGACGAAATCATGGGGTACGCCACCAGCAAGGAAGTCCGTCCTCTTATAAAGCTCTGCGAAGAAGCCCCTGATGTCTGGGAAGACCACGGGCTCCACCAGTATTACATCGGGTATTTCAAGCCTTGCGAAATTTTTAAACGGCATAGCTAGGTCATAAATAATACAGATTAATAAGAAATACCTCATGTTAAACTAATGAAGACAAAATAATTCTAGAAATTAGTTAATAAGTTGGTCATTAACTGCATGATTTAATGAACGCCGTTGTTAAGCCTGAAATCATAGTGACGCTGAATGGTGAGGAAAGGAGAATTGTTCCAAGTTATGACAATGAATATGTATTAATGAGAGAGAAGGACTTCAACGTAATTCTCGACAATACAAACCTGAGCATAATACTTGCCATAATAAGCGGGCATGACCACTTTGTCCAAATAATGAAGAAGACCGGTTTACAAAGAGGTAAATTATCAAGACATTTAAGAAGATTATTGAATACTGGTTGGGTTATTAAAAATGGTAATAGGTACCTGCCAAGTGGACGTATTTACGTTGCCTATGACGTTAAGGACGTCAATGGCGAGATCATGCTTAGTATATCAATGAGTAAGGGCGCATTTATTGACCCGTTTTATGGACTCGTGATAATCAATGGCGAGCCACTGAGTAATTATTGCTCGACCTGCCCCCTCAGGCAGGTCTGTGTCAATAATGTTAAGTCCTTGGCCCGTAAATATAACATTGAGTTGAGGGGTGCCGAACCCAGTGAAGCCTATGTGGAGTTATTCAGGGAGTTGATTAGGAGGGATTTAATTAAGAGGTTTAGGAGTGGTTGGAGGATCGTTATTAGGAGGTAATTGGAAGATATGTTTATATTCTCCTGGGAATTGAATAGCGCAGTAATGGAGAGAACAAGTGAAGCACTGAGTAAGGTTGTTAGGGATTTCCTAAACAATGTTGAGAATATTAGCGGTGTATACATCGCAACATTAGATGGCCTCTTAATCGCCCATGCATCAAGAATTGACGCGGACCCAGACCGTGTAGCGGCAATGATAGCATCACTCAGCGCTGTTGGGGATAGGGTTAGCAAGGAGTTACTTAATGAGGATTCGAATCACGTAATTGTCCAATCCAGTACTGGCTATATAGTTATTAAGAGAGTTAGTGATCTAGTAGTAGGTATTTTGGTTCAGGGTGGTGATGACTCGACAATTGGACTTACAATGCTCGAACTAGAGAGACTTATAGCTACTATTCAGAAACAATTAAGGTAATTTATGAAGTAAGTTTTTACTAAATGTATTAAGTGAGTAGTCATGTTATGAAGGTCGTTACGAAAGAAATCACGGTACAGAGTAAGAGACGTAGAGAGGTTATTAACATAACAAATCATATTGAGGATTTCGTTAGAGACTCAGGCATAAGGAATGGTATAGTACTTGTTTTTCTACCACATGCAACCTCAGCATTGTTTGCTAATGAAGATGAACCAAGGGTAAGAAAGGATTATGAAAACTTATTTGAGAGGTTGGTACCTGCTAATGGAAATTATTTCCACAATGAAATCGATAATAATGCTGACGCTCACCTATTAACATCAATCTTTAAGCAGTTCTACGTATTGCCAATAATGAGTGGCGAGCTCGTCCGTGGAACTTGGCAGGAGGTTTTTCTAGCAGAGTTTGATGGCCCTAGGAGTAGGAGGGTTGTTCTTGTGACTATTGGTGAGTAATGATTATGTTATAAGTTCTTATTAAAACTGAAACCATATCTGGCTCTCAATTCCCTGTAGTTCTCAAGGGGTTCTGTATAAGCCACTAGATGCTCTGCAACGTATATGGGTGCACCAAGCCTTACGGCTATTGCCGTGGCATCACTTGGCCTGGCATCCAATTGGAATGTCTCGTTTGTCCTATTATCCTTAATGAATATTGTTGATAGGTAAACGCCATCGATCATTGCATCTATCGTTACCCTATCAACAATTACATCGAGCCTATTAATTAGGTCTACAATGAGATCGTGAGTTAATGGCCTGTGGAATGATACAAGACCGAGCGCCTTCTTTATTGAGAATGATGCTGTTACGTCAATCCTAATAGGCAGGACCCTATCTTCCCAATCCTCAGTTGTGAATAGCATTACAGCAACGCCCTCCTCAGGTATTTCAATCACATCCAGGAGATCAGCCTTTAAATACTTTGACGAACCACTTGAACTCTCCTCTCTAACCATTACAATACTAGGCACTAACCCCTTTATTTACTTATTCTAGACATTGATGCCGAACTCTATGAGCGGAGCCTCCCTCTCACTCCAGTTGCTCATGTCCCTAACCTTAACAACACCCCGTGAAATCTCCTTAGGACCTATTATTATGAAGTACCTGGCATTTATCTTAGAGGCATACTCAAGCGCGCTCCTGAGACTCTTCTCG
This is a stretch of genomic DNA from Vulcanisaeta moutnovskia 768-28. It encodes these proteins:
- a CDS encoding 50S ribosomal protein L21e encodes the protein MHRTHGLRYKSRKLLTKKPREKGRPGVSRWLYEYKVGDKVVIDIDPTFITTAPHRRYQGKVGTIIGRRGKAFEIEIYIGSKRKVIITTPDHILPFSSQITETKTTAS
- a CDS encoding tRNA pseudouridine(55) synthase produces the protein MSLERAMDILRKYPLCNHCLGRLFARLGTGLSNEERGKAIKDYLLMMIHERIISEGLSDELLSDVKALALSGHEPSIKFLKNLGIEVSPITCYVCNDNIFNRLDEWAKTIADSLRSLGVEVRSFRLGSKVPIEVLKRELGITTEFNISSAESIKRELNRELGKRVSSILSVSFSREEPDAEVVINITTGSVEVQVMPIYISARYRKIHRLVNGRGQVRWPIDSIIQVFGAQDVVIHVGGEDPFGARVLGNGRPTILQIIKPSRRPSIDDVYPLLKGLNYDVILSDLSRVKSSAIVRMKARVRDYVITYRVLAITDNSVTDGNIKSLHDYFRNRQVVQVFRRGRRVKRRVSMVYELDGKVIGDRLVEFLIRCQGNLYIRGFIHGGFGDVEPSIAGTLGFGVRPVEIDILNISD
- the rfbC gene encoding dTDP-4-dehydrorhamnose 3,5-epimerase, translating into MPFKNFARLEIPDVILVEPVVFPDIRGFFAELYKRTDFLAGGVPHDFVQVSLSKSRRGVVRGLHYQLKPMEQGKLVTVVKGRVVDVAVDVRRGSPWFGKYVMVELSADNPRLLWIPPGFAHGFQALEDDTLFLYLQTKEYSPQHERCVVWNDPEIGIPWPIRENVIVSEKDGKCPPLKLAETNFDYPI
- a CDS encoding ArsR family transcriptional regulator; amino-acid sequence: MNAVVKPEIIVTLNGEERRIVPSYDNEYVLMREKDFNVILDNTNLSIILAIISGHDHFVQIMKKTGLQRGKLSRHLRRLLNTGWVIKNGNRYLPSGRIYVAYDVKDVNGEIMLSISMSKGAFIDPFYGLVIINGEPLSNYCSTCPLRQVCVNNVKSLARKYNIELRGAEPSEAYVELFRELIRRDLIKRFRSGWRIVIRR
- a CDS encoding roadblock/LC7 domain-containing protein — its product is MERTSEALSKVVRDFLNNVENISGVYIATLDGLLIAHASRIDADPDRVAAMIASLSAVGDRVSKELLNEDSNHVIVQSSTGYIVIKRVSDLVVGILVQGGDDSTIGLTMLELERLIATIQKQLR
- a CDS encoding secondary thiamine-phosphate synthase enzyme YjbQ, with the protein product MSSHVMKVVTKEITVQSKRRREVINITNHIEDFVRDSGIRNGIVLVFLPHATSALFANEDEPRVRKDYENLFERLVPANGNYFHNEIDNNADAHLLTSIFKQFYVLPIMSGELVRGTWQEVFLAEFDGPRSRRVVLVTIGE
- a CDS encoding bifunctional nuclease family protein gives rise to the protein MPSIVMVREESSSGSSKYLKADLLDVIEIPEEGVAVMLFTTEDWEDRVLPIRIDVTASFSIKKALGLVSFHRPLTHDLIVDLINRLDVIVDRVTIDAMIDGVYLSTIFIKDNRTNETFQLDARPSDATAIAVRLGAPIYVAEHLVAYTEPLENYRELRARYGFSFNKNL